The proteins below are encoded in one region of Apteryx mantelli isolate bAptMan1 chromosome 25, bAptMan1.hap1, whole genome shotgun sequence:
- the DYRK3 gene encoding dual specificity tyrosine-phosphorylation-regulated kinase 3 isoform X1, protein MMLLSRKPEAPLSAGRFADGLYDSYMRIDQIRYQESTNEEHSPSGLPSLGKSNVSSHKLAMKDHSLTGSQVKVEQLFEDSGNRRSSTLQSAGINSSERSLPSLTKDKSIDSLSTSKCASGSLKAHKAISQAPEQAVKQYKHHLSAYEQQEIFNFSEIYFVGPAAKKRQGVIGGPNNGGYDDDQGSYIHVPHDHLAYRYEVLKIIGKGSFGQVAKVYDHKLHQHLALKMVRNEKRFHRQAAEEIRILEHLKKQDKTGSMNVIHMLESFTFRNHICMTFELLSMNLYELIKRNKFQGFSIQLVRKFAHSILQCLDALYRNKIIHCDLKPENILLKQQGRSGIKVIDFGSSCFEHQRVYTYIQSRFYRAPEVILGSRYGMPIDMWSFGCILVELLTGYPLFPGEDEGDQLACMMELLGMPPQKLLDQSKRAKNFINSKGHPRYCTVTTHADGRVTLNGSRSRRGKLRGAPGNKDWVTALKGCDDPLFIEFLKECLNWDPSARMTPSQALRHPWICKRVPKPPSTDKTSSKRISNYTSSFPGIGSKLPPVVGAANKLRANLTSDSSGSIPLCTVLPKLVS, encoded by the exons ATGATGCTGCTCAGCAGGAAGCCGGAGGCGCCCCTCAGCGCAG GCAGGTTTGCAGATGGATTATATGACTCCTATATGAGGATAGATCAGATTAGGTACCAAGAGTCTACAAATGAAGAACATAGCCCGTCAGGACTTCCTTCCCTTGGAAAATCTAAT GTTTCTAGTCACAAACTTGCAATGAAGGATCACTCTCTGACTGGAAGTCAGGTCAAAGTTGAGCAATTATTTGAGGACTCTGGCAACAGAAGGAGTAGCACTCTTCAGTCTGCAGGAATTAATAGTTCAGAAAGATCTCTTCCTTCCCTGACAAAAGATAAAAGTATAGACAGCTTAAGCACTTCTAAATGTGCTAGTGGTTCCTTAAAAGCACACAAAGCCATTTCCCAAGCTCCAGAACAAGCTGTCAAACAGTACAAACATCACTTATCTGCTTATGAGCAGCAAGAgatatttaatttttctgaaatttaCTTTGTGGGTCCAGCTGCAAAAAAGAGGCAAGGAGTAATAGGTGGCCCCAACAATGGAGGTTATGATGATGATCAAGGTAGCTATATTCATGTGCCCCATGACCATCTTGCTTACCGGTATGAAGTACTCAAAATCATCGGAAAGGGCAGTTTTGGACAAGTTGCTAAAGTCTATGATCATAAACTCCACCAACACTTAGCCTTAAAGATGGTTCGCAATGAAAAGAGATTCCATCgccaagcagcagaagaaatcCGGATTTTGGAGCATCTGAAGAAGCAGGATAAAACTGGCAGTATGAATGTTATTCACATGCTGGAAAGCTTCACTTTTCGCAACCACATCTGTATGACCTTTGAACTCCTGAGTATGAACCTGTATGAGCTGATTAAAAGAAATAAGTTTCAGGGGTTCAGTATCCAACTGGTACGCAAGTTTGCCCACTCTATACTGCAATGTTTGGATGCTCTCTATAGAAACAAAATCATACACTGTGACTTGAAGCCAGAAAATATCCTCCTAAAGCAGCAAGGGAGGAGTGGAATCAAGGTCATAGATTTTGGGTCCAGCTGTTTTGAGCACCAAAGAGTCTACACGTATATTCAGTCTCGATTTTACAGGGCACCAGAGGTAATTCTGGGAAGTCGCTATGGGATGCCCATAGATATGTGGAGTTTTGGCTGTATTCTGGTAGAGCTACTGACTGGATACCCTCTTTTTCCTGGAGAGGATGAAGGAGACCAATTGGCTTGTATGATGGAACTTCTTGGAATGCCACCTCAGAAGCTTTTGGATCAGTCCAAACGAGCCAAGAACTTCATCAACTCCAAGGGTCATCCTCGCTACTGCACTGTAACTACACATGCAGATGGAAGAGTGACCCTGAATGGGAGTCGATCCCGCAGGGGTAAACTCCGAGGTGCTCCAGGGAACAAAGACTGGGTGACAGCATTAAAAGGCTGTGACGATCCCTTGTTTATAGAGTTCTTAAAAGAATGTCTCAACTGGGATCCTTCTGCACGCATGACTCCAAGTCAAGCTTTAAGGCACCCTTGGATTTGTAAACGAGTGCCCAAACCACCCAGCACTGATAAAACCTCCAGTAAACGGATATCTAATTATACAAGTTCTTTCCCAGGAATAGGTTCCAAATTGCCTCCAGTAGTTGGAGCAGCAAACAAGCTGAGAGCTAATTTAACATCTGACTCCAGTGGCAGTATACCTCTATGTACTGTGCTACCAAAACTGGTTAGTTAA
- the DYRK3 gene encoding dual specificity tyrosine-phosphorylation-regulated kinase 3 isoform X2: MKDHSLTGSQVKVEQLFEDSGNRRSSTLQSAGINSSERSLPSLTKDKSIDSLSTSKCASGSLKAHKAISQAPEQAVKQYKHHLSAYEQQEIFNFSEIYFVGPAAKKRQGVIGGPNNGGYDDDQGSYIHVPHDHLAYRYEVLKIIGKGSFGQVAKVYDHKLHQHLALKMVRNEKRFHRQAAEEIRILEHLKKQDKTGSMNVIHMLESFTFRNHICMTFELLSMNLYELIKRNKFQGFSIQLVRKFAHSILQCLDALYRNKIIHCDLKPENILLKQQGRSGIKVIDFGSSCFEHQRVYTYIQSRFYRAPEVILGSRYGMPIDMWSFGCILVELLTGYPLFPGEDEGDQLACMMELLGMPPQKLLDQSKRAKNFINSKGHPRYCTVTTHADGRVTLNGSRSRRGKLRGAPGNKDWVTALKGCDDPLFIEFLKECLNWDPSARMTPSQALRHPWICKRVPKPPSTDKTSSKRISNYTSSFPGIGSKLPPVVGAANKLRANLTSDSSGSIPLCTVLPKLVS; this comes from the coding sequence ATGAAGGATCACTCTCTGACTGGAAGTCAGGTCAAAGTTGAGCAATTATTTGAGGACTCTGGCAACAGAAGGAGTAGCACTCTTCAGTCTGCAGGAATTAATAGTTCAGAAAGATCTCTTCCTTCCCTGACAAAAGATAAAAGTATAGACAGCTTAAGCACTTCTAAATGTGCTAGTGGTTCCTTAAAAGCACACAAAGCCATTTCCCAAGCTCCAGAACAAGCTGTCAAACAGTACAAACATCACTTATCTGCTTATGAGCAGCAAGAgatatttaatttttctgaaatttaCTTTGTGGGTCCAGCTGCAAAAAAGAGGCAAGGAGTAATAGGTGGCCCCAACAATGGAGGTTATGATGATGATCAAGGTAGCTATATTCATGTGCCCCATGACCATCTTGCTTACCGGTATGAAGTACTCAAAATCATCGGAAAGGGCAGTTTTGGACAAGTTGCTAAAGTCTATGATCATAAACTCCACCAACACTTAGCCTTAAAGATGGTTCGCAATGAAAAGAGATTCCATCgccaagcagcagaagaaatcCGGATTTTGGAGCATCTGAAGAAGCAGGATAAAACTGGCAGTATGAATGTTATTCACATGCTGGAAAGCTTCACTTTTCGCAACCACATCTGTATGACCTTTGAACTCCTGAGTATGAACCTGTATGAGCTGATTAAAAGAAATAAGTTTCAGGGGTTCAGTATCCAACTGGTACGCAAGTTTGCCCACTCTATACTGCAATGTTTGGATGCTCTCTATAGAAACAAAATCATACACTGTGACTTGAAGCCAGAAAATATCCTCCTAAAGCAGCAAGGGAGGAGTGGAATCAAGGTCATAGATTTTGGGTCCAGCTGTTTTGAGCACCAAAGAGTCTACACGTATATTCAGTCTCGATTTTACAGGGCACCAGAGGTAATTCTGGGAAGTCGCTATGGGATGCCCATAGATATGTGGAGTTTTGGCTGTATTCTGGTAGAGCTACTGACTGGATACCCTCTTTTTCCTGGAGAGGATGAAGGAGACCAATTGGCTTGTATGATGGAACTTCTTGGAATGCCACCTCAGAAGCTTTTGGATCAGTCCAAACGAGCCAAGAACTTCATCAACTCCAAGGGTCATCCTCGCTACTGCACTGTAACTACACATGCAGATGGAAGAGTGACCCTGAATGGGAGTCGATCCCGCAGGGGTAAACTCCGAGGTGCTCCAGGGAACAAAGACTGGGTGACAGCATTAAAAGGCTGTGACGATCCCTTGTTTATAGAGTTCTTAAAAGAATGTCTCAACTGGGATCCTTCTGCACGCATGACTCCAAGTCAAGCTTTAAGGCACCCTTGGATTTGTAAACGAGTGCCCAAACCACCCAGCACTGATAAAACCTCCAGTAAACGGATATCTAATTATACAAGTTCTTTCCCAGGAATAGGTTCCAAATTGCCTCCAGTAGTTGGAGCAGCAAACAAGCTGAGAGCTAATTTAACATCTGACTCCAGTGGCAGTATACCTCTATGTACTGTGCTACCAAAACTGGTTAGTTAA